A genome region from Halosegnis longus includes the following:
- a CDS encoding DUF7389 domain-containing protein, whose protein sequence is MSDNTDELDEFEFEITRGTGTRDQDTIGGTVRGESLEEAGEKLDDAMGKMQSKARELRSIQPEAFDGFHFVDVYGDAVYMVQADEPEAAVPTARKRLDIDDDTSVVYVGSLGDAVYDAKDDLVARVES, encoded by the coding sequence ATGAGTGACAACACTGACGAGCTAGACGAGTTCGAGTTCGAGATCACCCGCGGAACTGGCACGCGCGACCAAGACACGATCGGCGGAACCGTTCGCGGAGAGTCGCTGGAGGAAGCGGGCGAGAAGCTTGACGATGCAATGGGCAAGATGCAGTCGAAGGCGCGTGAGCTCCGGTCGATCCAACCTGAGGCCTTCGACGGGTTCCACTTCGTCGACGTGTATGGCGATGCCGTGTACATGGTCCAGGCAGACGAGCCGGAAGCTGCCGTTCCGACTGCCCGGAAGCGACTGGACATCGACGACGACACGTCAGTCGTCTACGTCGGCTCGTTGGGCGACGCCGTGTACGACGCGAAGGATGACCTCGTTGCCCGAGTGGAATCATGA